The stretch of DNA GGCATGGCCGTTATCTCGATTAGGGACACCGGCGTGGGCATCCCGGAGGAAAATCTGCCCCACATATTCGACCGCTTCTTCCGCGGTGATCCCAGCCGTTCAACGTTGGGGTCCGGTCTGGGCCTGAGTCTTGTCAAGGCCGTGGCCGAAGCCCATAGCGGCAGTGTGCGGGTGAACAGCGAAGTCGCTAAAGGCAGCCATTTCGAAGTGACGCTGCCTGTTATTTCCGACTGAAGGTGAATGTTTTTGTCTTATAATTGTCTGACAACCAGATAATCAGGTTGACGGGTTGTAAATTTTATGGCAAGCAAAATCAGCAGCAGGAAGCGGGCGGTATCCAATGAAAATAGCCAATTAAACATAAGTTGAGCGTTTCAAATTTTAAGCTCGACAATCGTTCGGATTCGGTTAAAGGAAGATGTGAGCACCGCATGAACTACAAGCCCATCAAACGAAAGTCCACCGTAGAACTGGTAAGGGGTGAGATCCTCAAAAGCATTGAATCCGGACAATTGAAACCCGGCGACAAACTTCCCACTGAACATCAGTTGTGCAAGATGTTCGGTGTGGGAAGGTCGACCGTCAGGGAGGCGATCTCAAACCTGTCCATTCTGGGTTATCTGCAGAGCATCCAGGGTAAAGGCTGCTATGTCCGGGAAGGACTCGACCCGGACAGTGCCACACGCATCGCACTGCACGACATACAGAGTGCGGCCAATATTATCGACCTCATTGAAATAAGAGAGATTCTGGAATGCAATGCCGTCAGGCTGGCGGCACAGAGGGCCAATGCCGAGGATGTGGCGCGGATTCAGGAAGCCTTTACAGAAATGAAGGCCGCCGGGGAAAAGTTGAATCGTTTCACGGCGCAGGATTTTAAATTTCATATCGCCCTGGCTCGTGCTTCCGGAAACCGGATCGTCGTGGAAATGATGCGGCAAATCGTGGAAAAGGTTCATCTGGAATACATCAAATTCAGGCCGGATAGCCTGTTTCAAAGGGAGGAAGCGGTGCTGACGGCGAAGCGGATAGTTGACTTTGTGCTGCACAAGGATGCGGAAAAGGCGGCCGATGCCATGCGGGCGCATTTAAACCTGGTGACCACGGAATTAAACCGCAAACTTCCCGACATCAAGTGGATAAATAGAAGCAACTGATTCTCCCCTACGGGATTTTCGGGTTCAGCGCACCTGCGGTGTCAAATGCCATCACGTATAGACCACTATTCGGTCTTCGCTCCGACAAGAGCGAAATGACATTTTCCTTGCATCTGCGGCAAACCCGAAAATCGCTCAATTTAGGTCTCCATCGACGTTGATGTCTTCGGAGCTGTTTCGTATCGATCACGGCAACCACCATGACGAAAAGGAGGAGCATGCAAATGGAAAACAACTATGAGGAAATGACCAAGGCACTGATCGAGGGGAAAGAAGACGAGGTAAAGAAAATGACCAGGGAGGCGCTGGACAAAGGGGCCGAACCCAAGTCCATACTGGACAACGGCCTTCTGGCCGGAATGGATGTGGTCGGCAAACGGTTCAAGGCGGGGGACATGTTCATTCCCGAAGTTCTGCTGTGCGCCCGGTGCATGCACGGCGCCATGGACATCCTGAAACCGTTGCTTTCAGACGGCGATGCCCTGGGTGCGGGAACCGTGGTGATCGGAACCGTGGAGGGAGACCTGCACGACATCGGCAAGAATCTGGTAGCCATGATGTTGCAGGGAGGCGGGTTCAAGGTCGTAGACCTGGGAACGAACATTACCCCCCAGGCGTTTGTTGAAGCGGTTAAGGAGCATACCCCCCAGATCGTGGGCATGTCGGCGCTATTGACGACCACCATGCCCAAGATGGAAGAGACCATCGAGGCACTCAAGGAGGCGGGCGTCAGGGACGGGGTCAAAGTGATGGCCGGCGGTGCACCGGTAACCCAGGATTTTATAGAAAAAATCGGTGCCGACGCCTATGGGGCCAATGCCGCCGCAGCATCGGAAAAGGCCAAGCAGCTCCTTAATTGAAGGTTGGGACCACGCTTGACTCTTCGAGATTCGTCTCGACAGGCCGGAAAGCTGTGACGCACCCTCATGCAATCATAATTTAAAAGAAAGGAGCGTATCATGGGCATGACCAGCGACGAACTTTATTTTAAACCGAAGCTTCGTATACTTAGTGAAGAGCAGTTGAAAAAAATTGAAATGGCTGTTTTTGAGGTTCTTGAACACGTCGGTGTGAAAATCACCCATCCGAAAGCACTGGAGATTTTTCAGGGCGCCGGCGCCAGGGTGGAAAAGGACCGCGTGAGGATTCCGGCGTGGCTGGTGGAGGACGCCATCCGCAAGACCCCCTCCCGGCTGGTACTTGGCAATCGCAGGGGAGAACGGGCGGTGGTTCTGGAAGGGGACAAGAGCTGGTTCGGCCCCAGCATCGACTGCATTGACTACTTGGATCCCGTCACCGACGAACGCATGCGCTTTACCAGCGACCACTGCCGCATAGCCGCGACTATCGTGGACTATTGCGAGAATTTCGACTGGCTAATGACCATCGGAATGGCCGCGGATCAGCCGGCGGACATTGCCGACCGTGTCGTCGCCCGCCAGGCTCTGACCTACTGCGAGAAACCGCTGGTTGTCTGCTGCAAGGACACCAACAGCATGCGGGATATCTATGAAATGGCTCTGGCGATATGCGGCGGCAAGGAAAATTTCGACAAGGCACCCATCGTGGCGCACTATTCAGAGCCCATATCACCGCTGTTATATTACGACCCGGCCGTCGATAAAATGATCTACTCGGTTGAAAATGACATTCCACTGATCAACTTTCCCTGCGTCCAATCCAGCGGGACGGCGCCGTCCACTTTTGCGGGAGCCATTATTCAGGGAGCAGCCGAATCCATCAGCGGTGCCGTCCTGGCGCAGGCCATCAAGCCCGGTGCGCCTTTTGTATTCGGTGCTTTTGTAACTGTCATGGATATGCAAACCACGGTGTTTTCCTACGGAGCCACCGAGATGAGCATCATGGTGGGTGCTTTGGCCCAGTTGGCCCAGCATTGGCGGGTCCCGTTCTTCGGAACCGCCGGGGCGACAGATGCCAAATTTCCGGATGCGCAGGCCGCTGCCGAAGCCACCCAGCAGATCATGACCGCGGCCACCGTCGGCTCGGGCCTGGTGCATGACTGCAGCAGTTGGATCGATCACGGTTCCGTGGTATCTCCGGGCTTCATGGTACTGGTCAACGAAATCGTAGGTAATATAAAGTATTTCATGAACGGGATGCCGGTAACCGAAGACAGCATGGCGCTGGACACAATAGCGTCTGTCGGCCCGGGCGGCAACTACCTGATGGAGCAGCACACGCTGGACAACTTTCGTCAGGTTCGGTACTCCACCCTGTTCGAACGCATGATTCGGCAGGAATGGGAGGCTGGTGGCTCCAAGACCTTCGAGGATCGACTGAGAGAGCACACCGAAGCGGCCATGGCCCACAAGCCGGCGCCCCTGCCGGAGGATGTCGTCAAAGAACTGGACAGCATGCAGAAGAACTGGAAGTAAACCTCATGGTTGCAACGTCGAGGTAAACGGTCCGGCCGGCCCTGACGGCCGGCCGGACGTTCCCGGGAAAAAGCGGTGGAGATTAACCCCATGGCCGCAACGCCAGGGTAACTTTCGGTGCGGTAATTGGCTTGATCCCCTACAGCAAGGCGACATTCATCATTTTAGAGTATTTGCCATATATATGTTCGATTTCAACATTGGAGTGGCAGGTGGCGGGTTTGGGAATACGGAACGGTATTCTGGCAAACACTAGCGTGTAACCCGTCGATATTTTTTAGCGGCGAAGCCGCATGTAATAAAAGATCCCTCGTGTGAACGGGTCCCCGTCGGTTCACACGAGGGATCTTTTATTACCGTTTGGTAATCTTGCCGTCATCTTCCCGTTAACTTGGTGTGTTATGGTTCAATCAAGCTAAAGGAGCGAAATGCAACCAATTTACCAGGAGGAAATACAATGTACCGAATAAACGCACACATTCCCAAACCGTTAATTTGTATTGTAGCCGGTCTATTGCTGGCATTGGCCCCGTTCTCGGTGTCCGCCGCCACCGACACCACCACCATGGTGCCGGCCAATTTCAGCAAGTTGGCCAAAGAAGCCAAACCAAGCGTGGTCAACATCAGAACCGTCACCACCGTCAAGGGGGGCGGGCGGGTGTTCCGACACTTTTTTGGCGATCAGCACGGAAAGAATCCCTTCGAAGAGTTTTGGGGGCCTAATATGGAAAGTGGCCCGTCGAGGGACTACAAGCAGCGCAGCCTGGGGTCGGGGTTCATCATCGACAAAGAGGGGTACATCGTCACCAACAACCACGTAGTGGAAAACGCCGAACAGATCAAGGTGAAACTGGCCGACGACAAGGAGTACGATGCGACCCTGGTCGGCCGCGACGTCAATACCGACCTGGCTCTGATCAAGATATCGACCCCGAATGCATTGACCCCCATCAGGATGGGCGACTCGGAGAAGGTCGATGTGGGGGACTGGGTTGTGGCTATCGGGAGCCCCTTCGGCCTGGAGCAGACCGTTACAGCCGGTATTGTAAGCGCCAAGGGGCGTACTATCGGGTCCGGCCAGTATGACGATTTCATTCAGACGGACGCCTCCATCAACCCCGGCAACAGCGGCGGACCGCTTATCAACATGACGGGTGAAGTGGTCGGCATTAACACGGCCATCGTCGCCAGCGGCCAGGGCATCGGATTTGCCATTCCAGTCAACCTGGCCAAGGGCATTATTGTCCAGTTGAAAAAGAGCGGTGAAGTGACCCGTGGATGGCTGGGTGTAGGCATTCAGAACCTGACGCCCGAGCTGGCCAAATACTACCAACTCGACGAGGACGGTGGTGTTCTGGTTACCCAGGTGTTCAAGGGGGACCCTGCCGAAAAAGGCGGTATTCGGCCCAATGACATCATTACCGCGGTAGACGGCGAACCCGTTTCTTCGGTGAGGGCGCTGTCCGGGGTGATTGCCAACACGCGCGTCGGCAAGCGCACGGCCGTAACCTTTTTGCGGGACGGCAAGAAAAAGACGGTGTACGTGGAACTGGCCAAACGCGAAGAAGATGTTCGCAAGGTAAAATCCGAACCTGAAAAGGGCGATGATCTCGGGATAGAGCTGATGGAATTGTCGCCTGAATACGTCGGCAAGCTCGGGTTTGAAGAGGGAGAGGAAGGCGTCCTCGTGGGAGGCCTAACGCCGGGCGGAAAGGCCGAGAATGCCGAAATCAAGCGCGGCGACCTGATCAAAGAGGTCAACCACGTCAAGGTGACATCGATCAAGGAGTTCCGCCAGCAGGTCGACAAGGTCGAGTCAGGGGAGTCCCTCAACCTGCTTATCCGACGCCCGCGCAGGGGGTTTGTGGTTATAACGCTGGAAAAATGATGCATTGAAAAGATAAACGTAAATAATTCTGGCCAAGAGGACCGGGTTATACATACTGGAATAAAAAAGGGCACAAGGGAGCGGTTTCCCTTGTGCCCTTTTCACTTTGAAAAAGACAACCGGACCAGGCCATGCTTTACGAGGGGTCTTTCAGCAACGGTTGACAGGTGCAAGAATAACTACCCGTTTTAAAAGAAGGGAATGGGCTTTCCCGTTCGAAAGGCCAGCGCCTGGCAGGTGGCTATCAGCTTCTCTTTTTCTTCGAATACCTTGATATCGTAAGTGGCCGTCTTTTTGGTGCGGTTGATTTCCATGGCCTCGGCGCGCAGGCGGGTCCGCCGATCCGGACTGGCAACGTAGGTGACATTGACGTTTAAGGCCACCGCGATCGTGCCGTGGGTCTGGCTGGCGGTTTCAAAAGCCTCGTCCATCAGCGAATACACGGCGCCCCCATGGGCCCGCTGGTATAGATTGCCCATGCAAGGCGGCTCATAGGTCATCTCAACCACCGACCGGCCCGTGTCGAGTGCAACGAGTTCCATGCCGAACCGCCTGGCCAGCGGTTCCTGCTCTACGGCCCGCATGATGGCATTTTTCAGCCTTTCATCCATCCTCTTTTCCGTTTGTCAACCCATTGAAAAACACCGTGGCCCCCTCTTGCTCATCTCCGGCGGTCGAGCAGGCAGATCACCATGAACGGAAGTTCGATGACAAATTCGAGAACAAAGCCGAATATGGCCGTGAAGAGAATGACAGGCAGCTTGAAGGCCGCGAAGTAAGCCCGCGAGCGGACGATCTTATCCCTGATTTGGCGCACGCTGGTTTTCATAATGGGTTTGTTGCGTTATCTTGTTCATTGCACATAACAACCGATTATTTCCATACACCGCCTGAGATTTTTATGCAACTGCCGCTGGAATTTGTATTCGGCGCTTGAAAGGTCGGGTCACATTTGATATAAATATCGTTATAATTCCAGCGGAAAAATGAGTGAGCATCTTCATATTTTAGGTATCGACATCGGATCCGTCGCCATTGCCGTTGCCGCGGTGACCCCATTGAAAAGGATCGAGAGGACCGCCTATGGGTTTCATCACGGCAATATAAGAGAGACGCTCGCCAGCCTGCTCGCCGATTTCGATCTGTCTCTCGTCCGCTGGGTTGCCGCCACGACTTCCTCGCCGTCCAGCCTAAAAACTACCTGCCGGTACGACAACCGCATCGCGACGATCACTGCGGCCCAGGCGCTGCATAAAAAGGTTGGATCCATTCTGATCGTGGGGGGAGAAAAATTTGGATTGATCCGTTTCGATGAGAACGGCCATTACACGGGATACAAAGCCAACACCTCATGCGCTGCCGGTACCGGCAGTTTTCTGGATCAGCAGGCGGAACGACTGGGCTTGGAGGACGTTGGAGAACTGGGCGCGCTCGCATTTGCCAACACCGGCAGTGTCCCCAAAATCGCTTCGCGCTGCGCGGTATTCGCCAAGACGGATTTGGTGCATGCCCAGCAGGAGGGTTACGGCCTCTCTGAAATCTGCGACGGGCTGTGCTTCGGGCTGGCCAGGAATATTGTGGATACCCTGTTTGTGGGGCAGGAACCCATCGGGCCGGTCATTTTTTCGGGTGGCGTCTCCAGAAACAGGGCGGTGGTAAGGCATGTCAGGCATCTCGTTCAGATGGAGGTGATTCCGGAAGTCACTTACCTCGGTGCGGTGGGGGCGGCCTTCAGCCTTGCCGTTGACGGCTGCCGTTTCACGAAGATCGAGTTGAATTCGGCCATGGATCTTGTGGCCGAGGGCGGGCAAAGCAAAAAATACTATTTCGACCCTCTCGAATTGAAACTATCCGATTACCCCGACTTTGACAGCCTGGAGCGCTACGATTACCACCCGTCGGGATCTTCATTTGCGCAGGACGTGGAAGTGGACGTTTACCGGGATTTTTTACCGTTCGCCGATCAAGGGGACCGCTGCAAAGCCTACCTGGGAATCGACATAGGCTCTACCAGCACGAAGGCCGTGATCTTGAGCCCGTCAAAAAGTGTGCTGGCGGGATTTTACACCAGGACGGGAGGTCGCCCGGTTGTGGCCGTGCAGAATCTGCTGGCCGCCATCGAGGAAGTGGTGATCGGCAAAGGGGTGGACCTGCACATAAGCGGTGCGGGGACAACGGGGTCGGGACGCAAATTTGTGGGCGGGATTGTCGGTGCCGATCTGATCGTCGACGAGATAACGGCCCACGCGCGTGCCGCCGTTGAAATCAACCCCGAAGTGGACACCATTCTCGAAATCGGGGGCCAGGACAGCAAATTCACTACCCTGAAAGACGGCAGCGTCACGTTTTCCATTATGAACAGGGTCTGTGCCGCAGGCACGGGGAGCTTTATCGAAGAGCAGGCCCAGAAACTCGACTGCCCGCTGACATCTTATGCAGAGCGGACGGAAGGACAGAGGTCACCGATCACCAGCGATCGATGCACCGTTTTCATGGAAAGGGACGTCAACTACTATCTTTCCGAGGGCTACACCAAGAACGAGATGCTGGCCTCGGTGCTGCATGCCATCCGGGAAAATTATCTCACCAAAGTCGCCGTGGAAAGCAGCATCGGGCAGACGATTCTGTTCCAGGGTGCCACGGCCAAAAACAGGGCCCTGGTAGCAGCGTTCGAGCAACGTCTCGAAAAACCGATCCACGTGTCTCGCTACTGCCATCTCGCCGGTGCCATGGGCGTGGCCTTGAAGCTTGCGGACAGAAGCTATGAGGGCAGCGAATTCAAAGGCCTCGATCTACACCGCAAGACGATTCCCATCAGATCGGAAGTCTGTGAGCTTTGCACGAACCACTGCAAGATTACCGCCGCCCACATAGATGGACGGACAGCGGCCTACGGTTTTTTATGCGGCCGGGATTACGATACGCGTAAATTCGTGGACAACAACACTTCGGGATTCGATTTGCTGACAGCGAGAAAAAAAGTCCTGAGGCTTCCGGAACAGGCGAAGCCGGATCCCGGGCTGAAGCGGGAAACCGTCACCGTGGGATTGCCGGCCGTGCTGCACATGGCCGACGATATGGCGTTTTGGAAATACTTTTTCGGCCGCTTGGGTATTGACACCATTACCAGTGAAACCTATGCCCACGGGGTCAAGGAAGGCAAGCATATAGCCGGTGCGGAATTTTGCGCCCCCATGGCGGCGATGCACGGGCACGTCAGCTATCTCAGGGAACGTGCGGACCGTGTCTTTCTACCCTTTTATCTGGATCACCACCCTCCCAGGGACGGCAATCGCCGGCAGTACTGCTACTATACCCAGTTCGCGCCGTCCCTGGCCAGCTTTGCCAAGGGGAGCGTTGCGGACCGGACGGACCAATGGCTGCTGACACCTCTGATTCGATACCTTTACAACCGTTTTCATGCGCGTGTCCAGCTGTACAGGATGCTGAAGTCCTTTGCCAGAGAGAGAATCGGATTTGCCAGAGTCTCTGCAGCCTATGAAGAAGCCCTCCAGTTTAAAAAACAGGCACAAGAGGCGCTGCGGCGGCTTTACAGGGATGAGACCCGGGAAAAGGGCCGGCTGCACGTCGTGCTCCTGGGAAGGCCCTACACCGTACTGCAAAAATGCATGAACAAGGGGATCCCGAACATTCTGGCTTCGATGGGTATCAAAACTTTCTATCAGGACATGCTAACGGTGACGGAGGAAACCAAAACCCTCATCGCGCCGCTTTTAAAAGAACTGCACTGGCATTACGCCGTTGAGGTGGTGAAAGCCGCCGCCTGCGTGGCCGCATCACCGGACGCCTACCCGGTTCTAGTGACCTCTTTCAAATGCACGCCGGACGCCTTTGTCGTCGAGTATTTCAAGCAGATCATGGAACGCGCGGAAAAACCATACCTCGTTCTTCAATTGGATGAACACGATTCGAATGTCGGTTACGAGACGCGCATCGAAGCGGCCATACGTTCTTTTAGAAACCACCATGCCGGAGGACGCAAAACGCCGGGTGCGGCAGTTTTTAACGCGCGTGTACGGACCAAAAGATCCCTGGACGGCAAGACGCTGATTATGCCCAATTGGGGCGATATTTCCCAGAGACTCGTGGTGGCAAACCTGAGGCGTGAGGGAATCGACGCACGCCTGCTGGAAGAACACCAGACAAGTATTCAAAGAAGCCTGCGCTACAACACGGGGCAATGCATCCCGCTGAACATTATCGGGCAGGAGTTTATCGATTACGTCGAACGACATGATCTCGACCCTTCGCGTTGCGCGCTCTGGATGATCCGTTCGGCCATTCCATGCAACCTGAAGTTGTTTCCCTTTCACATCGAATATCTGTTCAAAACCTACGGCGGGGGATTCGAGCAGGCCGAGGTTTACCCCGGCACCATGTCGTTTGCAGACATATCAAAAGGACTACCCATCGCCACTTATTTTGCCTATATGTTTGGAGGCATGGTTAAAAAATTGGGATGTGCTGTCCGCCCTTATGAGTTGAATCCGGGGGAAACCGACGCCGTCATCGAAGAGAGTTTGTGCATCCTGGAAGACGCTTTTCTGGGCAACCGGAGGAAGGAATCCGCCGTGATCCAGGTGGTGGACATGTTCCGGAGCATCGCACGGGGCGATCGCGCCGCCGTTGACTGTACCCGTCCCAAGGTCGCAATTTTCGGTGACCTCTATGCGCGTGACAACGAGCTGTTCAATCAAGGGTTGGTCCATCAGATCGAAGGCTTGGGGGGGGAGGTAGTGACGACGCCTTACAGTTCCCTGGTGAAAATGATTGCCAAACCCTACCTGCGTAAATGGTTTGTCGAGGGGAATTACCTGGAGGTACTCTCTTCCAAGGCGGTGATCACGGCGGCCACCCACATGGAAAAAAAGTACTACAAACATTTTCAGAAAGTGCTGCAGGAAACCGAGCCGGCCTACGACGATGATCCCGCACGCATTCTGGCGCAGTACAACATCCGCATCGAGAATACGGGCGAGTCCATGGAAAATATTCTGAAGATTCACTACGTGCTCAAGCAACACCCCGACGTGGCCCTGTTTGTCCAGGCCAGTCCGGCATTCTGCTGCCCATCTCTGGTCACGGAGGCCATGGCCAAGGATATTGAAAGGCAAACAGGGGTGCCGGTTGTTTCCATTACCTATGACGGGACAGGCGGCGAAAAGAACGAGCCCATTATTCCGTACCTCAACTATCTGAAAAAAGCCGCAGCTTCAGCAGAAAAAATGAAAACGTGCAGGCGCGCGGAGGAAAAAAATTCCCTCTCAGCCGGCGCTGCGGTCGATTTCGCCGAAGGGTGAACCGCTTCAGCGGGCGCATGCCCCTTACGCCTGCTCAAGGGGTCGGCAGGTGAATGTCGCGCCATGCAAAAACTCCGGTGCTTGACACAAGCGGATCATAGATATAATGTGATATGACGATGGCCATGAACCGGGCGTAATTCAATGTTCACCTTTAACCAGAAGAAGGAGGTTTTATGACAAAAGCGGAAATGATCGAAAAGATTGCAAAGGATGCAGGGGTCTCAAAGGCGGCGGCGGCCAAGGCATACGATTCATTCCTTGACGGCATCAAGGGGGGGCTCAAGACACGCGGCAGCAAGGTAACGATTGTAGGTTTTGGAACGTTCAAAAAGATTTATCGAAAAACCCGCAAGGGCCGCAATCCTCAGACAGGTGAACAGATCAAAATCAAGGGCAGAAATGCGATAACATTCAAGGCCAGCAAAAATTTAGTTTAGCATTCCCGTAAAAGACAATTAAAGGGCAGGGCGAATCTGTGTTGACATCGGCCCTGCCCTTTTTTATTCCAGTATTTAAGACTTGGTCCTGCGGGTCAGGTTAGAGCCAGAAATTAGGCTTGGCCATAAACACATACGCTGGAATACTGGAGTGTTGACGTATTGGAATATTGGTTTCTATGGCAGTCGTGCTATGGCCTTAAAAAAAAACATCCGCTACAAAATTGATAAAAATGTTGTAATCGTTTATACACTTGCGGCAGGGATGTGAAAACCAGTCGCCGTAAAAGACAGTTACCTAAACCTAGGTTGAGCGTTTCAAATTTTGGAGTCGTCTTTTGAATTTGCCTGAAAAGGACCAGTCATGAAGATCGCGCCGGATGCCATGCAGGTGGACATTGGCGGCGTCCTGCTGAACAATCCGGTGATGACGGCCTCCGGCACATTCGGCTATGCCGGGGAATTCGCTGATCTTGTGGACCTGGACCGTTTGGGCGGCATCATCGTCAAAGGGCTGTCCCTCGAGCCTTCCAGAGGAAACCCGCCGCCGCGCATCGTCGAAACCACCGGTGGAATGCTGAATGCCATTGGCCTGGAGAATGTGGGCGTGCAGGCTTTCATTGCCGAAAAACTGCCGCTTCTCAGGAAGCTGCCGGTGCCGGTATTCGCCAACATCTACGGGACGTCCGTGGAAGCGTATGCGGAACTGGCGCTCCGGTTGGAAAGCGCAGAAGGTGTCGCCGGTGTCGAGATCAATATTTCCTGTCCGAACGTCAAAGCCGGGGGCATCGCCTTCGGTTCCGACAGCCGGTCGGCTCATCGCGTGGTTCGGGCGGTCAGGGATAACACGAAACGCCACGTGATGGTGAAATTGTCGCCCAATGTCACCGACATCGTCGCAATCGCCCGCAGTGTCGAGTCGGCGGGCGCCGATTCGATTTCGTTGATCAACACCATTACGGGGATGGCCGTTGACGCCTGTACGAGACGGCCGGTGCTGGCCAATATCACCGGCGGACTTTCCGGCCCGGCCATCAAACCCGTCGCCCTCAGGATGGTGTGGCAGGTGGCCGGCCAGGTGGGCATCCCGGTCATCGGCGTGGGCGGCATCATGAATGCCCGGGACGCCGTGGAGTTTTTAATTGCCGGAGCCAGCGCCGTGCAGGTGGGCACGGCCAATTTCATCAATCCACGGGCTACCCAGGACATTGTCGAAGGTCTGGAAGATTTCCTGCAGGAAAACGGCATCGGCAGGATTGTGGATCTGATCGGGTCCCTTAGAATCGACTGAAATACAAAGCTGCGTTGAGATCAGGACAGGTATATGTCAACAGCTCTCGATTAGCAGGCGTATTTGCAATAGCGATCCTTATGGAATCATTAAAAATCGAAATAGCGGATTGCCCACGAAAGATTGGGCTCGGAGTAAACCGCAACGTGTCAGCTAACCTATCGTAGGAGAAAGGAAAATCCCATGAAGAAGATGATCTTTGTTGTTGCCTGCACCCTGTTTTTGTTGACTGGATATGCAGTGGCGGAAGAGGGCGACGCTATCCTGGGCCACTGGTATACCGACCCCGAAAAAAAGGACGCCGTCGTGGAGATCTATAAGGACAAAGACGTCTACAGCGGCAAAATCGTGTGGCTTAAAAATCCGAAAAATGACGACGGCACCGTCAAGGTCGACAAGGAAAACCCGGATGAGGCCAGGCGCAGCGATCCCCTCGTGGGCCTGAATCTGGTGAAAGGCTTTACCTACAAGGGGTACAGCAAGTGGGCGGGGGGAACCATCTATGATCCCAACAACGGCAAGACCTACAAGTGCAAAATGAAGCTGAAAGACGACGAACTCAAGGTCAGGGGATACATCGGCGTATCGCTGCTGGGGCGAACCACGAT from Deltaproteobacteria bacterium encodes:
- a CDS encoding FadR family transcriptional regulator — translated: MNYKPIKRKSTVELVRGEILKSIESGQLKPGDKLPTEHQLCKMFGVGRSTVREAISNLSILGYLQSIQGKGCYVREGLDPDSATRIALHDIQSAANIIDLIEIREILECNAVRLAAQRANAEDVARIQEAFTEMKAAGEKLNRFTAQDFKFHIALARASGNRIVVEMMRQIVEKVHLEYIKFRPDSLFQREEAVLTAKRIVDFVLHKDAEKAADAMRAHLNLVTTELNRKLPDIKWINRSN
- a CDS encoding corrinoid protein codes for the protein MQMENNYEEMTKALIEGKEDEVKKMTREALDKGAEPKSILDNGLLAGMDVVGKRFKAGDMFIPEVLLCARCMHGAMDILKPLLSDGDALGAGTVVIGTVEGDLHDIGKNLVAMMLQGGGFKVVDLGTNITPQAFVEAVKEHTPQIVGMSALLTTTMPKMEETIEALKEAGVRDGVKVMAGGAPVTQDFIEKIGADAYGANAAAASEKAKQLLN
- a CDS encoding trimethylamine methyltransferase family protein, which translates into the protein MGMTSDELYFKPKLRILSEEQLKKIEMAVFEVLEHVGVKITHPKALEIFQGAGARVEKDRVRIPAWLVEDAIRKTPSRLVLGNRRGERAVVLEGDKSWFGPSIDCIDYLDPVTDERMRFTSDHCRIAATIVDYCENFDWLMTIGMAADQPADIADRVVARQALTYCEKPLVVCCKDTNSMRDIYEMALAICGGKENFDKAPIVAHYSEPISPLLYYDPAVDKMIYSVENDIPLINFPCVQSSGTAPSTFAGAIIQGAAESISGAVLAQAIKPGAPFVFGAFVTVMDMQTTVFSYGATEMSIMVGALAQLAQHWRVPFFGTAGATDAKFPDAQAAAEATQQIMTAATVGSGLVHDCSSWIDHGSVVSPGFMVLVNEIVGNIKYFMNGMPVTEDSMALDTIASVGPGGNYLMEQHTLDNFRQVRYSTLFERMIRQEWEAGGSKTFEDRLREHTEAAMAHKPAPLPEDVVKELDSMQKNWK
- a CDS encoding Do family serine endopeptidase, which translates into the protein MYRINAHIPKPLICIVAGLLLALAPFSVSAATDTTTMVPANFSKLAKEAKPSVVNIRTVTTVKGGGRVFRHFFGDQHGKNPFEEFWGPNMESGPSRDYKQRSLGSGFIIDKEGYIVTNNHVVENAEQIKVKLADDKEYDATLVGRDVNTDLALIKISTPNALTPIRMGDSEKVDVGDWVVAIGSPFGLEQTVTAGIVSAKGRTIGSGQYDDFIQTDASINPGNSGGPLINMTGEVVGINTAIVASGQGIGFAIPVNLAKGIIVQLKKSGEVTRGWLGVGIQNLTPELAKYYQLDEDGGVLVTQVFKGDPAEKGGIRPNDIITAVDGEPVSSVRALSGVIANTRVGKRTAVTFLRDGKKKTVYVELAKREEDVRKVKSEPEKGDDLGIELMELSPEYVGKLGFEEGEEGVLVGGLTPGGKAENAEIKRGDLIKEVNHVKVTSIKEFRQQVDKVESGESLNLLIRRPRRGFVVITLEK
- a CDS encoding PaaI family thioesterase codes for the protein MDERLKNAIMRAVEQEPLARRFGMELVALDTGRSVVEMTYEPPCMGNLYQRAHGGAVYSLMDEAFETASQTHGTIAVALNVNVTYVASPDRRTRLRAEAMEINRTKKTATYDIKVFEEKEKLIATCQALAFRTGKPIPFF